A region of the Polaribacter sp. L3A8 genome:
AAGGAACTGAAAAGCCAGATGAAATTGTTGTTATTTCTGCACATTTAGATCATGAAGGTATAAAAAATGGTGAAATTTATAATGGTGCAGATGATGATGGCTCTGGTTCTATGGCTATTTTAGAAATTGCAGAAGCGTTTCAAAAAGCAGTAAAAGCAGGTAAAGGACCAAAAAGATCTGTATTATTTTTACATGTTACAGGAGAAGAAAAAGGATTACTCGGATCTAAATACTACACAGAAAACCCTGTTTTTCCATTAGCCAATACAGTATGCGATTTAAATATTGATATGATTGGTAGAGTTGATAAAGCACATACTATCGATTCTAATTACGTGTATTTAATTGGTGCTGATAAGTTAAGTACAGAGCTTCATCAGATTTCTGAAAATGCAAATACAAAATACACCAACATTAATTTAGATTATAAGTATAATGATGAAAATGATCCAAATCGTTTTTACTACAGATCTGATCATTATAACTTTGCAAAACACAATATACCTGTTATCTTTTATTTTAACGGAACACATGATGATTACCATAAACCTTCTGATACACCAGACAAAATTGAATATGATTTATTAGCAAAAAGAACACGTTTGGTATTTCACACTGCTTGGGAAGTTGCCAATAGAGAATCTAGATTAATTGTTGATAAAGTGCAACCAATAAAGAAATAGATTCAATAAAACTTATTGATCAAACAGTAAAAACCTCACAAATTTGTGAGGTTTTTTTTATATAAAAAGAAGTTTTTAATTCATTCTACAAGCACTACTCCATCGCTTTTTTGTAATTATTTAAAAGCTTTTGCACTTTTTTATTATCATAAACAATAGGATACAATTCTTTTAAAACAATGTTGTAATTGTAATCTATTTTTAAAGCTGCAATTAAATGATTGTAACCATACTTTTCCTTATCCAAAAGAAAAAACAAACCTGCTAATCGATATTCTATTTCAGCTGTATTTTTATATTTTTTTTGTGCTTTAATTAAAATGCTAATTGCATCGTTAAATTCGCCCAAGAAAGACAAAACATCCGTTAAACCAATAAAGTTAACTAACGCATCATCATTTAACGCTAAGCACTTTTTAAATCCCGTTACTGCTTCTTCATAGAAATTAAGTTTTAAGTTTATTTCTGCATAAAGCTTCCAATACAAAGCATTGTCTTCTTCAATTTTTAATGCTTTAGAGATATAATATGCTGCCTTTTCATAATTTTCTTCTATAAAATATAAATTAGTTAATAGCACCCAAGCTTTATCTAACAAAGGATCTTCATGAACTGCTTTTTTATAAAATGAAATTGCTTTATCAAAATTTAGTAATTTTTCATAACACTCACCCACTCTAGTATATACAAAAGCAGTTGCGTCATCTAACTCTAAAGTAATTAGATAATTATCAATAGCTTCATTATAACGCCTTAGCTGTTCTAATGTTTTTGCTTTTTCTAAATAACCACCAATAAAAGACTCGTCAATTATAACAGCATAATCAAAAGACGTTAAAGCTTTTTCATAGTTTTCTAAAATAAAATATTGCCTTCCTAATTGATGCCAAGCAACTTCACAATAAGGGTTTATTTCTATATAAGTATTTAAATATGTAATGGCTTCTTCATGATCTTGTTCCATATCGAAACAATACACCACGTTATACAACGCCGAATAATCTTCAAAATCTACATTTACACATTTAGAAAACGTTAAACGTGCATTTTTAAAATCATCTAAATACAAATATTCCATCCCTAAAAGAGACCAAACATCTACTTTATCA
Encoded here:
- a CDS encoding M28 family metallopeptidase; amino-acid sequence: MKKLLYSFSLLFFIACSSSQNASKEDKNTDYSAKYAATITAENLKTHLYIFASDEFEGRNTGEPGQKKAIKYLKDFYVSQGIASPLGGDDYYQEVSVEFLNKNSRRGQLKDSENVLAYIKGTEKPDEIVVISAHLDHEGIKNGEIYNGADDDGSGSMAILEIAEAFQKAVKAGKGPKRSVLFLHVTGEEKGLLGSKYYTENPVFPLANTVCDLNIDMIGRVDKAHTIDSNYVYLIGADKLSTELHQISENANTKYTNINLDYKYNDENDPNRFYYRSDHYNFAKHNIPVIFYFNGTHDDYHKPSDTPDKIEYDLLAKRTRLVFHTAWEVANRESRLIVDKVQPIKK
- a CDS encoding tetratricopeptide repeat protein, with product MSLLKFESMLKTNAVYFFDLVEFEEIIVHYLDAGKHALAKKAVKLGLQQHPASVDLKLLQVEIYVFEDELDKASMLLKIIERLEPNNDEVFIQKATISSKKGNHKGAIDLLKKALTFTDDKVDVWSLLGMEYLYLDDFKNARLTFSKCVNVDFEDYSALYNVVYCFDMEQDHEEAITYLNTYIEINPYCEVAWHQLGRQYFILENYEKALTSFDYAVIIDESFIGGYLEKAKTLEQLRRYNEAIDNYLITLELDDATAFVYTRVGECYEKLLNFDKAISFYKKAVHEDPLLDKAWVLLTNLYFIEENYEKAAYYISKALKIEEDNALYWKLYAEINLKLNFYEEAVTGFKKCLALNDDALVNFIGLTDVLSFLGEFNDAISILIKAQKKYKNTAEIEYRLAGLFFLLDKEKYGYNHLIAALKIDYNYNIVLKELYPIVYDNKKVQKLLNNYKKAME